In Desulfovibrio desulfuricans, the genomic stretch CTCGTGCAAGATCGGTATTGGCCGCTGCCTCATCAACATGCGCGACAAACGCCCTGTCATGCACGTGGTTGAATGGCTGGCCGGGCAGGTGGACGGCGAAGACCGCCGCCAGACCTTCCGCAAAAAAGTCAACGATGTGCGCGGCGAAGTGCGCGTTATTGACGTAAAATAACAGCCTTATCATAAGGCGGCCTGCACATGCAGGCTCGGCCTCTTGCCTCTGGCGAGGCCAGCATACATTCCCAAAATACAGCGCGGGGGGTTCCGGATACGGGGCCTCCCGCGCAAACACAAGGTCTGTCAGCATATGGCGCACCCTGCCGATTCCTGCCCCGCACACAGAGGGAAATCCCCGGCCCATGAGCTTCAGGCGCATCATTTCACCTTGCCTGCCCCCGGCTGGTGCTGGTGGGTGGCGCTGGTGGCGCTGCTGCTGCCCTTTGCCTATGCCTTTGGCTTTCTGTTTCCGCGCGGGGATGACTTTGATGAAGTCACCAGAGCCATGTTCCCCTTTGATCTGCCCGGTGGGCTGTATGAAGTTGCCCGCGAATGGCTGACCTGGAGCGGACGCTACACCTACCACTTTCTGGCGGTTTTTCTTGGCAAGGCCGGGGAAATCCGCCCCCTTTACGGGCTTGTTTGCGCGGGCGTTGCGGCGCAGTTCGGCCTTGGCCTGTTCGGCCTTGCGCGGGTGGTAAGCGTCCAGCGCGGCGCGGCCGCTTTTTGCGGGTTGCTGGGCGTGCTTGTGGTGCTCGCTGGTCATCAGAGCCTGCCCAACTTCTACCTGCTGACAGATGCGCTCACCATGGGCCTTTTGCAGGCCATGACCCTTGTCTTTCTGTGGATGCTCTGCCGTCTGTGGGCCGCTCCGACAACCGAGGCCAGCAAGGCGCGGCGTCAGGCCATCATTGTGGGTGTACTGACCGTGGGTGTGTTTGAACATTCGGCGCTGGCGGCTTTGGCGGCATGCACGGTTGCTGTGCTGTTGGCCCTTGCGGATCGCTTTGCAAGCAGGGAGACGGGACCCGATGTCACGCAAAGCGCCCGCACCCGCCTGCGCCATATGGGCGTTCTGTGGCTATGGGTTTTCGGAGCTTTGCTGTTTTCCTTTCTTGCTCCGGGCAATCAGGTGCGCAGGGCTGCCCGCCATATTGGCACAGACGTACAGCTGCGCCAGCTTGCCGCAGCTTTTGACGAATGGCGGCAGGTGGCCTTTTGGTTTTTTGACGGCCTGTGGCCGTGGGCTGTTCTCCTGCTGGTGCTTGTGTTGCGGGGCATGCGCGGGCAATGCTCCATCGTGAGCAAGGGGACTGCGCGTTCCGGCTTGCTGATGGCAGTTTTGGCCATAGCTGCGTATCTGGGACTGTCAGCCCTGCTTACCGTGCTGCATGCCCTCAGCGATGTGACCATCAGCTCCACTGGCAAATTGCCAGCAGGCCTGACAATTTTTTCAGCCTATGCCTGCGGCTTTGCCCTCTGGGGCTTGCTGAACGCCTTTCCTGCGGTGGAACGCTCCTTGGCGCGGCTACCTCAGCGGGCACTCATGGTTGCGCTGCTCATTCCTCTGCTGCTTATGCTTGCCAGCAGCTCCAATTGGCGCAACACCACAGCCAATGCCGCCAACGGCGGCATGCTCCACCTTGGGCTGCAATTGCAGGAACGCTACGATACATTGCAGGTCATGGGCGATACCGCCCAGCCAAAGGATGCGCCGCCGCGCTTCGGCCTGCTTGGCGAAATATACCGGCCCGGCGCGCGCAAGCGAGCCATAGACAAGAATTTGCCCCTGCCTGTGGTGCAGCGCAGTATTCCGGCGACGGTCTTTCCTGTGCAAATGGGTGAGGCTTTGCCCGCGCAACCAGAAACATGGCCCAACCTCTGGGCAGCCTGGATGCTGGGCCTTGGCGGCGTATACAGCGCGCCGCCCGCGGCCTCCGCAGCGGTGACGGCGCTGGAAGCGCCTGCGGGCATGGCCGCGCAAAAGCCCGTAACGCTCGGCTTGCCGCAGGCCTTGCATGATGCGGGAATTGACGCTGCGTGGCTGGTGCGCGCCAATGGCGCTCCGACAAACGCGCAGCCCACGGCAGCTACCACCACTTTCAGCGATCTGTGGCTGGTGCTTCACGGGCAGGATATTTCAAAGATTGAACGCATTGCGGTTTTGCGGCTCAATAAAACTGACTGGCGCAGGCTTATGCCCGTATTTCTGCAACGGTTTGCGGCATCCCATATTCTGGAACGACAGATAGTTGCAAACAGCACCGCCGGAGGCACCGTCTACCAGCAAATACTGACTGCGCTGGCAGGCGAACAAATCCACTTCACGGCTGAAGGCTGGAAAGTCGGCGAATATCTGGCAGTGCCCGTGAGTCAGGCAGTCAATGCCCCGCTGGGCCTTTTTGTGAGCCTGAACAATGGCCCCATGCTCCGGCTTGACTTGTCAAAACCCTGACCAGCCTGAGCTGGTTGACGAGTTTGGGCTGGCGTGGCTGGCGGTCAGATTGCATCGGCTTGATCAGGCGTAGTTTGCCCAAGGCACGGCCTGCAAGACCGTGGTGACACCGCGAAAGAAAGCCTGTGTTTCTTCCGCAGTAATGTGTTCCGGCAGGGAATAGCGCTCCCTGTACCAGGGTAATGTGAGCCGCAAGGCAGCCTGCATGGTAGCCTGACGCGGATGCAGCACATCAGCAGGCCGGGTCTGGGTGGCGTCCTCGCCCGCACTGCATGGCTGGCCGAAAACAACATAGCGCCTGCACGCCATCGGGCGCACAGGATAAGCGCCGCAGCATTTCTCCAGCAGGAAAGGGCAGGCGTCCCCAAGAGTTGCCCGCTCTCCGTGGAACAGCGCAAAGGTTGCTTTGAGAGCATCCCGCCTGGAGGGTGGAAGCTCCAGTTCTGCAAAAAGGCGCAAGGCCAGAATTTCCAGTGGAGTCGCCGGGATGGGCTGGATACAGCAATAGCAGCACCCCGGCCCGCAGGCTGGCGGCTCCCCCTGGAGCGCGATGGACTCCGCCACGCTGCAATCCACCAGGGCAAACGCGTCCAGCAGCAGACTCATGCCCGGCATGCGCTCAAACCGGTGACTCTGGTACCTCAAGCGCTGTGCGTTTTTTACCTGACAGGCAGCCATCTTCCACTCCGCATCAACGCGCAGCCCCGCAGAAAACCACTGCCGAGGCAGCGACCTTTCTACGGGGCTGGCAGATAGAGCCTACTTCAGCCGTAGCGTCCAGTCGGTCATGGCCTGCATGAGGGCCGTTGCCTGACTTGCAAGGCCTTCATCCTGCACATCGCCGTTATCAGCAAAGGCAGGCGTGAAAGCGTTGGAAAAAAGCTCAGGCTTGTTCAGCACGTGCAGATTCAGATACACGCATACCTGGCGCAGATGGTATTGCGCCCGCGATGTGCCCATGCCGCCGCCAGCGCCCACGATGCAGGCGGTTTTGCCTGTAAGGGGCGCGAGGTCGGGTTCGCGCGAGAGCCAGTCCAGCGAGTTTTTCAGCGCGGGAGCAAGAGAATAGTTGTATTCGGGGCAGGCCAGAACCAGCCCGTCCGCCGCGCTCACCTGATCAATGAGGCGCTGCACCACAGCGGGTTTTTCAATATCCGCATTGTAAAACGGCAAAGCGGAAATATCTGCAATTTCAAGGCTTACGTTCTGAGGAAGATGCGCTGCACAGCACCGCAAAAGCCCGGTGTTGCGCGAAGCCTTGCGCAGACTGCCCGATATGCCGACAAAGGTAAGGTTGCCCATAACTACTCCTTAAGGGTTGCATAGACACGAGTAGTTTACTGTGTTTTTAGGCAAAAGCCCATATGCCAGTGCCGCCGAAATCCCGCAGGGAGGGACGTTTGTCAGGCTTTTGCCTTGTCCCTGGTTCTGCTCTCAAATTTATCTTTGTTCACAATCACGCGCTCGTGGGTGCCCTCGCCGATCAGCCCGGTTTCATCATAGGCAGCCACCTTGAAACTCAGGCCTTTGCCATTGGGGGAAACTGCGGTTACTTCCGCAGTAAAACGCACTTTCATACCCTGCGGCGTCGCTGCCACATGGCTGACGCTGATGCCGGTTCCTACAGTCGTCTGCCCGTCTTCCAGGCTTGGCTGCACCACATCCACGGCGGTGCCTTCCATCCAGGCCACCATCATGGCCGTGGAAAACACGCTGACCTTGCCGCTGCCCACCGTGCTTGCCAGCATGGCCTCGGTAACAGTGGTTTCTGACGTGCCGTTCATGCCGGGCGTAATCATATTGCTCATGCCTGCCTCGCTGGCTTTTACCATTGTGCATGCCATGCGCTCGCGGCAACTAGCATGCGTATTTTCATTCTTTGTGGATGATAAATGACTTGCTGCCCGCTTTCAACACGCTTGCCGCACACCGTAACTATGCCGACCAAGCATGATGCTGCCGCTTAAAAAAATCTCGACCCCCAGGCATAAGTCTGGCATCATTACCAAAACTTTGCACGTGATCTTTTTTTACCGAGGGTACATTGCAGCGGCAACGCCCGGCCACAAGCCCCGCTGCAACACCTGCCGGCGTCCATCGGCCCACAAGGCTGCCTTAAGGATCTCGTTTTCAGGACAAAGCCGCCGCGCTCCAACCGGCGCGGCATTCTTGATCTTTGCCCGCAATTCTTTGCGAGCAAGGCCTTTTCGTTCACCTTTTTGATGAGGAGTCCGTTTTTATGAAGGGCTTTTTGCGTTGGACATGGGGCGTTGTGTTCGTCTGCCTGCTGGCGGGCGGCGTGTTGACCGCATTGCCGCAACAGGCGGCGGCCTACAAGGCGGAGTACAAACTCAGCGTGGTGCCAGGCGCAACATCCGGGTGGGGCCTCACGGCGGCCCGCTTTGCGGAACTGGTGCATGAGCGCACCAACGGGCGTATCAACATCAAGGTCTACCCCTCCAGCCAGTTGCTGGCAGGCAAGCAGACTTCCGAATTTCTCATGCTGCGCAACGGCGCAATTGACTTTGCCCTGGCATCGCCCATCAACTGGTCGCCGCAGATCAAGGAACTGAACCTCACGGCCCTGCCCTTTCTCATGGCTGTGCAGCCAGACCGCTACAAGGCCATAGACGCCGTTACCTCCGGCAAGTCTGGTGCAATGCTGATCGCCGCCGTTGAAAGCAAGGGCGTCAAAATTCTCGGCTGGGGAGAAAACGGCTATCGCGAAATGACCACCAGCAAAGGCCCCATCACCAAACCTGAAGATATGCAGGGCCTGAAAATTCGCGTGGTGGGCAGCCCGATCTTTATTGATACGTTTCGCGCCCTGGGCGCAAACCCGGTCAACATGAACTGGGCCGAAGCCACCACGGGCTTTCAGCAAGGCGTTGTGGACGGGCAGGAAAATCCCACCAACGGCATCAACATTCCCTTGAAAATATGGGACTATCACAAATTTCTCTGCGATTGGCACTACGTCATTGACCCGCTGATGCTGGGCGCAAACCCCGGCGTTTGGAAGAGCTTTTCGCCTGAAGACCAGCAGATTCTGCTGGCCTGCGCCAAGGAAATGGAGCTGTACGGCAAGGCGCTCTCCCGCCTCGGCATGGATGACGGACAGTCCAAGGCCTACCTTGAAAAAATCGGCAAGCTCCCGGAAATTACCGATCCTTATGCCTGCCTTGAGCAACATGGCATGACGGTAACGCGCCTTACGCCGGAACAGACAGCGCAGTTCTTCAAGGCCACACAGGCCGTGCGCGATGACTGGACGGCCAAGATCGGCCCCGATCTTGTCAAGGCGGCAGAACAGGACATGGCTGCTGCGAAATAGCATTACAACAGCCCCCTTTTGCAGCCAGCGGCTCAGGAGGGGGCTTTTTCAGGGATGGGCAAGAACATGTGGAGTTTGCTGGACAGACGGTTTGAGGACTACCTGGGATCGTTCATGCTGGCTGCTATGGCGGCCATTGCTTTTATCAACGTGGTAGTGCGCTACTGCACCTCTTTTTCTTTTGCCTGGACAGAAGAACTGACCATCAATTTTTTTGTCTGGATAACCATGCTGGGAACAGCCCGGGCATTCCGCGAAGGCGGACACCTGGGCATGACCGCCCTGTACGATGCCCTGCCCCGGCGTTTTCGCCGCGTATGCTACTGGGGCTCCGTGCTGCTGGCGGTATGCTTTTTTGGCGCTCTGTTCTGGACAGGGCTCACCGAAGTGCTGGACGAAATCGACCTCGAGGCAACTTCCGAAGCTTTGGGGATTCCGGTGTGGTGGTACACCATCGCCACGCCCGCGTTTTCCCTGCTGATCATTTTCCGCATTGCGCAAAGGGCTGTTGAAGACCAGCGCGCCAACAACTTTTAGGAGGCGGGACTATGGATTCCCTGTTACACGATCCCGCATTCTGGCTGCTGGCGCTTTTTATCATCCCCCTGTTGCTGCGGGTGCCCATTGCCCTGGCGCTGGGCTTTTCCGCCCTCGCTGTGGTGTGGAAGTGGGATATGGGGCTCAACATGCTTTCCTACAATTTTTTTGCAGGAATAGCCAAGTTTCCCCTGCTGGCCATCCCCTTCTTTATTCTGGCGGGCTACATAATGGAGCGCGCGGGCATTGCCGCCCGCATCGTGGCGCTTATGGAAGCGCTGGTCGGCTCCATGACAGGCGGGCTGGCAGTCGCCACGGTTGCGGTTGCCACCTTCTGGGGCGCGGTGAGCGGCTCCGGCCCTGCAACAGTTGCTGCGCTGGGTCTTATTCTTATTCCCGGCATGGCCAAGGCTGGCTACGATAAAGCCTTTGCCACCGCAACGGTTTCCGTTACCTCGGGGCTCGCCATCGTCATCCCGCCAAGCATTGCCTTTATCGTTTATGGCGGTGTTGCGGATGTTTCTGTGCCTGCGCTCTTTGCAGCTGGTTTTATCCCCGGTGTTGTGGTTGCCATATTCATTATGGGCGCGGTGCTGCTTATATCCCGCAAGCACGGGTACAAAGGCAAGGAGCGGCAACAACCTGTCAGCAAGGCGCTGCGCGAGGCCTTTTGGGGCATCATGACCCCGGTAGTTATTCTGGGCGGGATTTACGGCGGCGTGTTTACCCCCACCGAGGCCGCTGCGGTTGCCATCTTCTACGGCCTCTTTGTGGGCATCTTTATTTACCGCACCATCAACAGTCTTTCGGTGATGGTTGAAATTCTCACGGAGACCGTCAAGGCCACGGCCGTTGTCATGATTGTGGTTACCTGCGCAGGCCTGTACTCCTGGGTGGGATCAACCGTGGGGCTTGTAGAAAAATGTTCTGGCGTTCTGCTGGGCGTTTCAGAAAATCCCTGGATTGTCCTGTTCATGATCAACATCATCCTGCTGCTTGCGGGCATGTTGCTGGACGCCATTTCCATCTACTACGTCTTTTTGCCCTTCATGCTGCCCATTATGACGCATTTTCAGTGGGATCCTGTGTGGTTCGGCATCATGATGACCACCAACCTTGCCGTGGGTCAGGTTACGCCGCCTGTTGCGGTGAACCTGTACGTTGGGGCCAAGATCAGCGGCCTGACCATGGAGCAGATCAGCAAAGCAGCCCTGCCGCTCATTGGCGCTGCCCTGCTGGCTCTGGCTGTCATAACCGCATTCCCGGAACTCTCCACCTTTATGCCCAAGCTGCTGGGCCTGTATTGATGACGCAAGGTGCCCGGCCCCGTCCAAAATTTGGGGTCGGGCACCAATCGGAGCCGCCAGGCTTCAGCCCAGCAAAGACCGGACAAGACCTTGCCAAACCTTCCGCAGCATACGTTTATGGATACTGCGGTCACTCTCAGGGTGTGGGCCAAGGCATCTGGAAAGCAGAAAATGAAAAAGCCCTCGCAAAGAGGGCCGTTTCATGTGGAGGTTGCTGCCGCCAACGCGTACGCGGTGACTGCGGCTATATGGAAAGATTAGGCATTGGCTGCCTTGAGCATCTCTTCAACCATGGCGAGCGAAGGGGTCGCGCCAGAATCAAGGCCGCACAGGCCACGCACTGCCAGCATGAGCATGTCGAACTGGAGGGCCATTTCTGTCACGCCGTTATGGATCACGCACACATCGCCACGCATGAACAGCTTGTAGGCGTGACGGCTGCGCTCCTGA encodes the following:
- a CDS encoding YkgJ family cysteine cluster protein — its product is MAACQVKNAQRLRYQSHRFERMPGMSLLLDAFALVDCSVAESIALQGEPPACGPGCCYCCIQPIPATPLEILALRLFAELELPPSRRDALKATFALFHGERATLGDACPFLLEKCCGAYPVRPMACRRYVVFGQPCSAGEDATQTRPADVLHPRQATMQAALRLTLPWYRERYSLPEHITAEETQAFFRGVTTVLQAVPWANYA
- a CDS encoding NADPH-dependent FMN reductase, whose protein sequence is MGNLTFVGISGSLRKASRNTGLLRCCAAHLPQNVSLEIADISALPFYNADIEKPAVVQRLIDQVSAADGLVLACPEYNYSLAPALKNSLDWLSREPDLAPLTGKTACIVGAGGGMGTSRAQYHLRQVCVYLNLHVLNKPELFSNAFTPAFADNGDVQDEGLASQATALMQAMTDWTLRLK
- a CDS encoding thioesterase family protein codes for the protein MSNMITPGMNGTSETTVTEAMLASTVGSGKVSVFSTAMMVAWMEGTAVDVVQPSLEDGQTTVGTGISVSHVAATPQGMKVRFTAEVTAVSPNGKGLSFKVAAYDETGLIGEGTHERVIVNKDKFESRTRDKAKA
- a CDS encoding DctP family TRAP transporter solute-binding subunit; the protein is MKGFLRWTWGVVFVCLLAGGVLTALPQQAAAYKAEYKLSVVPGATSGWGLTAARFAELVHERTNGRINIKVYPSSQLLAGKQTSEFLMLRNGAIDFALASPINWSPQIKELNLTALPFLMAVQPDRYKAIDAVTSGKSGAMLIAAVESKGVKILGWGENGYREMTTSKGPITKPEDMQGLKIRVVGSPIFIDTFRALGANPVNMNWAEATTGFQQGVVDGQENPTNGINIPLKIWDYHKFLCDWHYVIDPLMLGANPGVWKSFSPEDQQILLACAKEMELYGKALSRLGMDDGQSKAYLEKIGKLPEITDPYACLEQHGMTVTRLTPEQTAQFFKATQAVRDDWTAKIGPDLVKAAEQDMAAAK
- a CDS encoding TRAP transporter small permease, translating into MGKNMWSLLDRRFEDYLGSFMLAAMAAIAFINVVVRYCTSFSFAWTEELTINFFVWITMLGTARAFREGGHLGMTALYDALPRRFRRVCYWGSVLLAVCFFGALFWTGLTEVLDEIDLEATSEALGIPVWWYTIATPAFSLLIIFRIAQRAVEDQRANNF
- a CDS encoding TRAP transporter large permease produces the protein MDSLLHDPAFWLLALFIIPLLLRVPIALALGFSALAVVWKWDMGLNMLSYNFFAGIAKFPLLAIPFFILAGYIMERAGIAARIVALMEALVGSMTGGLAVATVAVATFWGAVSGSGPATVAALGLILIPGMAKAGYDKAFATATVSVTSGLAIVIPPSIAFIVYGGVADVSVPALFAAGFIPGVVVAIFIMGAVLLISRKHGYKGKERQQPVSKALREAFWGIMTPVVILGGIYGGVFTPTEAAAVAIFYGLFVGIFIYRTINSLSVMVEILTETVKATAVVMIVVTCAGLYSWVGSTVGLVEKCSGVLLGVSENPWIVLFMINIILLLAGMLLDAISIYYVFLPFMLPIMTHFQWDPVWFGIMMTTNLAVGQVTPPVAVNLYVGAKISGLTMEQISKAALPLIGAALLALAVITAFPELSTFMPKLLGLY